One genomic segment of Salmo trutta chromosome 8, fSalTru1.1, whole genome shotgun sequence includes these proteins:
- the LOC115198999 gene encoding NADH dehydrogenase [ubiquinone] 1 beta subcomplex subunit 2, mitochondrial — MSSLGRAMGVLRAGTQLLTRGPQKIVTRKAGGGPHIEAQYRQFPQLTKSQTFQAELLSSAMWFWILWHCWHDPDAVMGHFPWPDASAWTDEELGIPADDEE; from the exons ATGTCTTCTTTAGGAAGGGCCATGGGTGTCCTTAGGGCCGGGACGCAGCTTCTTACACGTGGACCTCAGAAAATAGTAACCCGAAA AGCTGGTGGTGGTCCACACATAGAAGCCCAGTACAGGCAATTCCCACAACTCACCAAGAGCCAGACGTTCCAAGCAGAGCTCCTCAGCAGTGCCATGTGGTTCTGGATCCTGTGGCACTGCTGGCATGACCCAGATGCAGTAATG GGTCACTTCCCGTGGCCTGATGCATCCGCATGGACAGATGAGGAACTGGGGATCCCAGCTGATGATGAGGAATGA